A window of Costertonia aggregata contains these coding sequences:
- a CDS encoding Crp/Fnr family transcriptional regulator, protein MNYKASHTLILSNISRFIDLTELEKQKYISLLSEIKVKKKDFLMQAGEITKYEYFITKGCLKVYTLDEEGAPHISMFAIEDYWTGDLSSFMTKEPSRYYIKATEHSELLGISRENYDLLFREIPKFERFYRILYQKSLISYIRRSNYGISLTAEERYLEFKKKYPQIVSRITQKDLAAYLGITPEFMSKIISRVNRM, encoded by the coding sequence TTGAACTATAAAGCATCACATACACTAATACTTAGCAACATATCTCGGTTTATCGATTTAACCGAGCTAGAAAAGCAGAAATACATCTCTTTACTCTCCGAAATAAAGGTAAAGAAGAAAGATTTTTTGATGCAAGCAGGTGAGATTACTAAATATGAATACTTTATCACCAAGGGATGTTTAAAAGTGTATACTTTAGATGAAGAAGGCGCACCTCATATCTCAATGTTTGCTATTGAAGATTACTGGACTGGTGATTTGTCAAGCTTTATGACCAAGGAACCTTCAAGATATTATATTAAAGCAACGGAGCATTCAGAACTTCTAGGAATTTCGAGAGAGAATTATGATTTGTTGTTTCGAGAGATTCCAAAATTTGAACGGTTTTATCGCATCTTATATCAAAAGTCTTTAATCAGTTATATCAGACGTTCAAACTACGGCATATCTTTAACAGCCGAAGAACGATATTTAGAATTCAAAAAGAAATATCCACAAATTGTCAGTAGAATTACTCAAAAAGACTTAGCGGCGTATCTGGGAATTACGCCCGAATTTATGAGCAAAATTATTTCTAGAGTAAACCGAATGTAA
- a CDS encoding GNAT family N-acetyltransferase, with product MKTIDNIYKKEYTEVVELWEASVRATHHFLREEDIEYFKPLILNTYLDEVELKCIRENKKIVGFIGVADQNLEMLFIHPEYRGKGIGKTLLDYAINKLKVTKVDVNEQNEQAVGFYKYCGFEFVKRLELDSSGKPYPTLHMELKK from the coding sequence ATGAAAACAATAGATAACATCTACAAAAAGGAATATACCGAAGTCGTGGAACTTTGGGAAGCTTCGGTAAGAGCAACTCACCATTTTCTAAGAGAAGAAGATATTGAATATTTTAAACCACTAATTTTAAATACATATCTAGATGAGGTTGAATTAAAGTGCATCAGAGAAAATAAAAAAATAGTTGGGTTTATTGGAGTTGCTGACCAAAACTTGGAAATGTTATTTATTCATCCTGAGTATAGAGGAAAAGGAATTGGAAAAACACTCTTGGATTATGCTATTAATAAATTAAAAGTGACCAAAGTTGACGTAAACGAACAGAATGAACAAGCTGTTGGGTTTTACAAATATTGTGGATTTGAATTTGTAAAACGTTTGGAGCTGGATTCATCAGGAAAACCGTATCCAACGTTACATATGGAATTAAAAAAATGA
- a CDS encoding NAD(P)-dependent alcohol dehydrogenase, whose amino-acid sequence MKAVVYSKYGAPEVLQLKELDKPVPKPNEILVKVFATSVTSGDVRLRASDFPPLFWLPARLIFGLFRPKKQILGHEWSGVIEQLGSKVSKFKIGDEVFGTTTMLKTGAYAEYMCIPEHWSQGVVTKKPKQLSHKEAAVLPIGSMTALFLLQKANIQRDQKVLIYGASGSVGSYAVQIANYFGIRVTGVCSTRNIEMVEQLGAETVIDYKKQDYTQSPERYNIVFDTVGKTSKSAAKKVLKDNGKFVTTKILTKESKELLLQARQLAETEKIKPFIDKEYSLENMVETHRYVDSGRKRGNVSVVIHH is encoded by the coding sequence ATGAAAGCAGTAGTTTATTCTAAATATGGCGCACCAGAAGTCCTACAACTAAAGGAACTGGATAAGCCAGTGCCCAAGCCGAATGAAATTTTGGTAAAAGTGTTTGCAACCTCTGTAACATCTGGTGACGTTCGCTTACGAGCTTCAGATTTTCCACCACTATTTTGGTTACCCGCAAGATTGATTTTTGGATTGTTCCGTCCCAAAAAGCAAATCTTAGGTCACGAGTGGTCTGGAGTCATTGAGCAATTAGGTAGCAAGGTATCAAAGTTTAAGATTGGCGATGAAGTGTTTGGCACCACCACTATGTTGAAGACAGGAGCCTATGCGGAATATATGTGTATTCCTGAACATTGGAGTCAAGGAGTTGTAACTAAAAAGCCAAAACAGCTTTCCCATAAAGAAGCTGCAGTTTTGCCCATTGGTAGTATGACGGCGCTGTTTCTACTTCAAAAAGCAAATATTCAAAGAGACCAAAAAGTACTCATTTATGGTGCTTCGGGTAGTGTGGGAAGCTATGCAGTACAAATTGCTAACTATTTTGGAATACGTGTTACAGGGGTCTGTAGCACTCGGAATATCGAAATGGTTGAGCAATTGGGAGCAGAAACCGTAATCGATTACAAAAAACAGGACTATACTCAATCACCAGAGCGCTACAATATTGTATTTGATACCGTAGGTAAAACTTCGAAATCGGCTGCTAAAAAGGTACTCAAGGACAACGGGAAATTCGTTACCACAAAAATACTAACAAAAGAAAGTAAAGAACTGCTTTTACAAGCCCGTCAATTGGCAGAAACAGAAAAAATAAAACCATTTATAGACAAAGAATACAGTCTAGAAAATATGGTTGAAACACACCGATATGTAGATTCTGGCAGAAAACGAGGGAATGTATCCGTGGTCATTCATCATTAA
- a CDS encoding helix-turn-helix domain-containing protein, producing the protein MTRDFIHINDFVILVEEANSSKVEVDACYFDEPIVAVAFYGSGNVDLAVKYGEKRKDFHYTKGLSFAFYADEKVEFEHTVSPDKSLRCIVVATKMSKLEELPNEEGELFSDLLNELVNPKDHYVEGPSFFMTPEMENIVDAFFSNTYSGKTKMMFFRSQITALLSHFFGQLSLKQEEASKPLHREQLNKAKDILLENLENPPSLSELSKAIGFNTTRLKKEFKAIFGVPVFKYLQNERLTSAHKLISENEATVQEAAWQVGYDSLSSFSNAFAKKFGYRPSQIK; encoded by the coding sequence ATGACCCGCGATTTTATCCATATCAATGACTTCGTAATTTTAGTTGAAGAAGCAAATTCATCTAAGGTAGAAGTGGATGCGTGTTATTTTGATGAGCCCATAGTAGCTGTCGCTTTTTATGGTTCGGGAAATGTAGATTTAGCGGTTAAATACGGTGAAAAACGAAAAGACTTTCACTACACTAAAGGCCTATCCTTTGCTTTTTATGCAGATGAAAAAGTAGAATTTGAGCATACCGTTAGCCCCGATAAAAGTTTAAGATGTATTGTCGTTGCTACAAAGATGAGTAAGCTCGAAGAACTTCCCAATGAAGAAGGCGAGTTGTTTTCTGATTTGTTGAATGAACTGGTCAATCCTAAAGACCACTACGTCGAGGGGCCAAGTTTTTTTATGACACCAGAGATGGAAAACATCGTGGATGCTTTTTTCTCTAACACCTATTCAGGAAAAACCAAAATGATGTTTTTTAGAAGTCAGATTACTGCGTTGTTATCTCATTTCTTTGGTCAACTTTCATTAAAACAAGAAGAAGCTTCGAAGCCACTACATAGAGAGCAATTGAATAAGGCAAAAGATATTCTTCTGGAAAATTTAGAAAATCCACCTTCACTTTCAGAGCTTTCAAAGGCGATTGGTTTTAATACTACCCGACTTAAAAAAGAATTTAAAGCCATTTTTGGAGTTCCTGTTTTTAAATATCTACAAAATGAAAGACTTACTTCTGCGCATAAACTCATAAGTGAAAATGAAGCCACAGTACAAGAAGCCGCGTGGCAAGTGGGGTACGATAGCCTTAGTTCATTCTCTAACGCTTTCGCGAAAAAGTTTGGCTATCGCCCAAGCCAGATTAAGTAA
- a CDS encoding anthrone oxygenase family protein — protein MEINFKIIVLMLGILFTGLTAGLCFTWSNAITPGIGRLDDLGFLQSFKAMNRAIINRSFLITFFGPVILLFINAYLHRNAHPTTFWSFMLAAILFFIGVGLITVFKNVPLNEMLDKTVLENLLTIELKELRTKFEQPWNRWHIQRTIASFTSFTLLIIGLIYSK, from the coding sequence ATGGAAATCAACTTTAAAATTATCGTATTGATGCTTGGCATCTTATTTACAGGACTTACGGCAGGATTATGTTTTACGTGGTCTAATGCCATCACCCCAGGAATCGGCAGACTGGATGATTTAGGATTCTTGCAGTCATTTAAGGCGATGAACCGCGCCATCATTAACCGCAGTTTTCTCATCACCTTTTTTGGACCTGTGATTCTACTGTTCATTAATGCCTATTTGCATCGCAACGCACATCCCACGACATTTTGGTCATTTATGCTTGCAGCCATTCTATTCTTTATAGGTGTCGGTTTGATAACAGTTTTTAAAAATGTACCACTCAACGAAATGCTTGATAAAACCGTACTAGAAAACCTTTTGACTATTGAGCTTAAGGAACTACGAACCAAATTTGAGCAGCCTTGGAACCGCTGGCATATACAGCGTACTATAGCCTCATTCACATCATTCACACTGCTGATAATAGGCTTGATATATTCAAAATGA
- a CDS encoding DUF6876 family protein has translation MKAQVNAIKERLQYFNGTEMFYQIPLLKTRFTDGLKYLSEVAECFWLITDASVIAKSLMNRSEFITIDFKRLPEEKQDYSGYEAEIIYSDGNDNILEKHGYRATDFPLDELRLFFVNDTLMLSSEY, from the coding sequence ATGAAAGCACAAGTTAACGCAATTAAAGAGCGGTTGCAATATTTTAATGGAACAGAAATGTTCTATCAAATCCCGCTATTGAAAACACGATTTACCGATGGATTGAAATATCTATCGGAAGTTGCCGAATGTTTTTGGCTCATTACGGATGCTTCCGTAATTGCAAAAAGTCTGATGAACCGAAGCGAATTTATCACTATCGATTTTAAAAGATTGCCCGAAGAAAAACAGGATTATTCGGGTTACGAAGCCGAAATAATTTACAGCGATGGCAACGATAACATTTTAGAAAAACACGGCTATCGTGCTACCGATTTTCCACTCGATGAACTGCGGTTGTTTTTTGTAAATGATACGCTGATGTTATCAAGTGAATATTAA
- a CDS encoding serine hydrolase domain-containing protein — protein sequence MKTLILILSMFPFLMNAQEVSKLLEVKLIDNTESPVHGISFLIERNGKVIVNKAVGKRQKDGDAVQITDQFRIASSTKTFTATVILQLEEEGKLSLSDNIYSYLKDVEYLRLDDFHFYKNAAFAKAISIQQLLSHKSGLADVFNDKQEAFFERVMQNPQLQYQPKEVVDLYFEFGLHKEAKFKPREGWHYSDMNYVLLGLLIEKLDQKPLAQSIRERIIKPLDLKDTYLEYYEKARDNKPRLHQYVGTIDFNSVNTSFDWSGGGLVSTHQDLATFIKALFNGKLISEKSLQKMISTEETFENHLPYGLGVYESVYNGQTFYGHYGFFGTYIGYCPETKTVLSYCTSQAMPSFNVYGFVNYIVENSR from the coding sequence ATGAAAACACTAATCCTGATTTTATCAATGTTCCCATTTCTTATGAATGCCCAAGAGGTTTCCAAACTTTTGGAGGTAAAACTAATCGATAACACAGAAAGCCCTGTTCACGGTATATCATTTCTGATTGAAAGAAATGGAAAAGTAATAGTTAACAAGGCCGTAGGTAAACGTCAGAAAGACGGAGATGCTGTTCAGATAACAGACCAATTTAGAATTGCCAGCAGCACCAAGACATTTACTGCAACTGTAATATTACAACTAGAAGAAGAAGGCAAGCTTTCCCTTTCAGATAACATCTATTCGTATTTAAAGGATGTTGAATATCTAAGACTGGACGATTTTCATTTTTATAAGAATGCCGCTTTCGCGAAAGCTATTAGCATACAGCAATTACTATCACACAAAAGTGGATTGGCAGATGTTTTCAATGACAAACAAGAAGCCTTTTTTGAGCGTGTAATGCAAAATCCGCAACTGCAATATCAACCAAAAGAAGTGGTAGATTTATATTTTGAATTTGGGCTTCATAAGGAAGCAAAATTCAAACCTAGAGAAGGTTGGCATTATTCTGATATGAATTATGTATTGCTCGGGTTATTGATTGAGAAATTGGACCAAAAACCACTAGCACAATCCATTAGAGAACGTATTATCAAGCCTCTTGATTTAAAAGACACCTATTTAGAATATTATGAGAAGGCGAGAGACAACAAACCAAGATTGCATCAGTATGTAGGCACGATAGATTTTAATAGTGTAAATACCTCTTTTGATTGGTCAGGTGGAGGGCTGGTTAGTACGCATCAAGACTTAGCTACATTTATCAAGGCGCTGTTCAATGGAAAGCTTATTTCGGAAAAGTCATTGCAAAAAATGATAAGCACAGAAGAAACATTTGAGAATCACCTTCCCTACGGACTTGGTGTTTATGAGTCCGTTTATAATGGCCAAACCTTCTATGGACATTATGGCTTTTTTGGAACATATATTGGCTATTGCCCAGAAACCAAAACGGTATTGTCTTATTGCACCTCTCAGGCAATGCCTTCTTTTAATGTGTATGGATTTGTGAATTACATTGTCGAGAACTCAAGATGA
- a CDS encoding DoxX family protein, giving the protein MKNLFKKLITTHPNWGFSIARLTLGLVIFPHGAQKLLGLFGGYGYQGTMESLTTQMGLPSIVAFSVIMIEFFGSISLVLGIFSRFWALSLVGMFTGIIITTQLEHGFFMNWYGNQAGEGYEYSILIIGLALSVLLNGSGKWSIDTIISKKQ; this is encoded by the coding sequence ATGAAAAATCTATTCAAAAAATTAATTACGACACACCCTAATTGGGGATTTAGTATTGCACGTTTAACGCTAGGATTAGTCATATTTCCGCACGGCGCGCAAAAGTTATTAGGACTCTTCGGTGGATATGGCTATCAAGGTACGATGGAGTCATTGACTACCCAAATGGGTTTGCCAAGTATTGTAGCCTTCTCAGTTATAATGATTGAGTTTTTTGGTTCCATTTCATTGGTTCTTGGAATCTTCTCTAGGTTTTGGGCATTATCTCTTGTAGGTATGTTTACAGGCATCATAATTACTACGCAGTTAGAACACGGCTTTTTTATGAACTGGTATGGTAACCAAGCAGGTGAAGGTTACGAATATTCTATTTTAATAATTGGTCTTGCATTAAGTGTGTTATTAAATGGAAGCGGAAAATGGTCAATCGATACTATAATCTCAAAAAAACAATAA
- a CDS encoding DUF5367 family protein → MKLTRVISIGILIWIIGVSLYALSFYVPLLEDAEQQANIWLSIVIVPVVWYGAKLYYRNSINTHGLRVGLIFFIISAVLDALITVPFTVLPYGGTYSDFFIDFGFWFIGLEFITTTTLYWYLKVFKKRNIQHI, encoded by the coding sequence GTGAAACTAACAAGAGTAATTAGCATTGGAATACTTATTTGGATAATTGGCGTGAGCTTATATGCATTATCCTTCTATGTGCCACTTTTAGAAGATGCAGAACAGCAAGCCAATATTTGGTTATCTATAGTCATAGTCCCCGTGGTTTGGTATGGAGCAAAACTCTATTACCGAAATAGTATTAATACTCACGGATTGAGAGTAGGACTGATTTTTTTCATCATATCTGCAGTTTTAGATGCACTTATCACAGTGCCATTTACAGTTCTGCCTTATGGCGGCACATATTCTGACTTCTTTATCGATTTTGGGTTTTGGTTTATTGGACTAGAGTTCATTACAACGACAACTCTGTATTGGTATCTCAAAGTATTCAAAAAAAGGAACATTCAACACATATAG
- a CDS encoding NADPH-dependent FMN reductase: MKKVITIAGSNSQKSINKALVGYTASLLKNVEIISIDLNDYVLPVYGEDYEAENGIPTAVKRLDEIINTADAFIISLAEHNGSYAAVFKNTLDWLSRLDMKIWKEKPMLLMATSPGGRGGATVLQGASTYFPFLGAKLIGTYSLPSFYDNFKEGEIIEESFRKELEDKTVRFSKEL; this comes from the coding sequence ATGAAAAAAGTAATCACAATTGCAGGCAGCAACAGTCAAAAATCAATCAACAAAGCTTTAGTAGGTTACACAGCTAGCTTATTGAAAAATGTAGAAATCATATCTATCGATTTGAATGATTATGTACTTCCTGTTTACGGGGAAGACTACGAGGCAGAGAATGGCATCCCCACAGCCGTCAAGAGATTAGATGAAATCATCAATACGGCAGATGCATTTATTATCTCTTTAGCAGAACATAATGGTTCCTATGCCGCAGTATTTAAAAATACTTTAGACTGGTTATCACGTTTAGATATGAAAATTTGGAAGGAGAAACCTATGCTACTTATGGCAACTTCCCCCGGAGGAAGAGGTGGAGCAACTGTACTGCAAGGGGCAAGCACCTATTTTCCATTTCTTGGAGCAAAACTCATAGGAACATATTCGTTACCATCTTTTTATGACAACTTTAAAGAAGGTGAAATTATAGAAGAGAGTTTTAGAAAAGAATTAGAAGATAAAACAGTCAGATTTTCTAAAGAACTCTAA
- a CDS encoding single-stranded DNA-binding protein: MSTIRNHVQLIGNVGQEPTITNLESGKKVARFSLATNEYYKDSKGEKQTDTNWHTLVAWGKTAEIVEKYVEKGKEVGITGKLKTRTYTTDDGNQRYVTEVVADEILLLGSKNDK, from the coding sequence ATGAGTACTATTAGAAATCACGTACAGTTGATTGGAAACGTTGGACAAGAGCCAACCATTACGAACCTTGAAAGCGGTAAGAAAGTAGCCCGCTTCTCACTCGCCACGAACGAGTATTACAAAGACAGCAAAGGCGAAAAGCAAACGGACACCAACTGGCATACCTTAGTGGCTTGGGGCAAGACCGCTGAAATCGTTGAGAAATATGTCGAAAAAGGCAAGGAAGTTGGGATTACGGGAAAACTAAAGACCCGAACCTATACCACGGACGATGGAAACCAACGCTATGTTACCGAAGTGGTAGCCGATGAAATCCTGTTACTTGGGAGTAAAAACGACAAGTAG
- a CDS encoding BfmA/BtgA family mobilization protein, with protein MDSFITIRFKRKTAKRFQEFSKMHFKTHTEAMENILDFFLYNEISPKEKLGPTGRTIEAKLLKRINAVIAIMRDVEKKQTKPTVAMLQSLFVMDEPNKKPLIVEKKYAEEKKEVRFREIESTRFTNEERAKL; from the coding sequence ATGGATTCATTCATCACTATCAGGTTCAAACGAAAAACTGCCAAGCGGTTTCAGGAATTTTCCAAAATGCACTTTAAAACGCATACCGAGGCGATGGAAAACATCCTTGATTTTTTCCTCTATAACGAGATTTCCCCAAAGGAAAAGTTAGGACCAACCGGACGTACTATCGAGGCTAAGTTGCTCAAAAGAATCAACGCTGTCATCGCCATAATGCGTGATGTAGAAAAGAAACAAACCAAACCAACGGTCGCAATGTTGCAATCCCTTTTTGTAATGGACGAACCCAATAAAAAACCTTTAATAGTTGAAAAGAAATATGCCGAAGAAAAGAAAGAAGTACGCTTTCGCGAAATCGAGTCTACGAGATTCACGAACGAAGAGAGAGCGAAGCTGTAA
- a CDS encoding NmrA family NAD(P)-binding protein, with the protein MKTENILVIGGTGKTGKRVVHLLEELGQNVRIGSRSASPSFDWHQPAGWAQALEGIDKVYITYQPDLAVPGALQAIEQLVKESKRANVKKLVILSGKGEREAQLCEQVIIHSGLAYTIVRASWFNQNFSENFLLEPVLEGVVALPQAQANIPWVDADDIAAVAAKALTEDEHNGKIYELTGPRTLTFKDAVNEIAKASNRELTFIPISVKEYSDGMRQANIPEDFVWLIEYLFTEVLGNPELAEVTNDVEKVLGRKPIDFTEYAAKVAVTGAWNASVPQINK; encoded by the coding sequence ATGAAAACAGAAAACATTTTAGTTATCGGAGGAACCGGAAAAACAGGAAAACGAGTGGTTCACCTTTTAGAAGAATTAGGTCAAAACGTGCGAATAGGTTCACGTAGTGCATCACCTTCTTTTGATTGGCATCAGCCCGCAGGTTGGGCACAAGCTTTAGAAGGAATAGATAAAGTCTATATTACCTATCAGCCTGATTTAGCAGTTCCTGGAGCATTGCAAGCTATTGAGCAATTGGTGAAAGAATCAAAACGAGCCAATGTGAAAAAACTGGTCATCCTTTCAGGAAAAGGAGAACGTGAAGCGCAACTCTGCGAGCAGGTTATAATCCACTCAGGGTTAGCGTATACTATTGTTCGCGCAAGCTGGTTTAATCAGAATTTTAGTGAAAACTTCTTACTAGAACCAGTACTTGAAGGTGTGGTTGCTTTACCACAAGCACAGGCAAATATCCCTTGGGTTGATGCTGATGATATTGCTGCTGTGGCTGCCAAAGCTTTAACTGAAGATGAACATAACGGGAAAATCTATGAACTTACTGGTCCGAGAACCTTGACTTTTAAAGATGCGGTAAATGAAATTGCCAAAGCAAGTAATCGTGAACTTACCTTCATTCCTATTTCAGTGAAGGAATATAGCGATGGAATGCGTCAAGCCAATATTCCCGAGGATTTTGTGTGGCTTATCGAATACCTTTTTACTGAAGTATTGGGCAATCCTGAATTAGCCGAAGTGACTAATGATGTTGAAAAAGTGTTGGGTAGAAAACCTATCGATTTTACCGAGTATGCAGCTAAAGTAGCAGTAACTGGGGCTTGGAACGCCTCAGTACCACAGATTAATAAATGA
- a CDS encoding DoxX family protein, with protein MKPLIVLIVSFAISILAIKIIKKEYDFALSARIAMAIMLVFTAIGHFVFTKGMTMMIPDFIPFKESFVHFTGIFEIIMAVGLLIPKYQSLSGWALIIFLLLMLPANIYASVHKINYQTGTFDGNGLSYLWFRIPLQILFITWTYISSIRM; from the coding sequence ATGAAACCACTCATTGTACTTATTGTAAGTTTTGCTATCTCAATTTTGGCTATCAAAATCATCAAAAAAGAATATGATTTTGCTTTGTCTGCAAGAATAGCGATGGCCATAATGCTCGTTTTCACAGCCATTGGACACTTTGTATTCACCAAGGGAATGACAATGATGATACCCGATTTTATTCCTTTTAAGGAGAGCTTTGTTCACTTTACAGGAATATTTGAAATCATTATGGCTGTTGGTCTTCTTATTCCAAAGTATCAGTCATTATCTGGTTGGGCACTCATCATTTTTCTATTGCTGATGTTACCTGCCAATATTTATGCATCAGTACATAAAATAAATTATCAAACTGGAACATTCGACGGAAATGGTCTTTCTTATTTGTGGTTTAGAATTCCATTGCAAATACTTTTTATAACTTGGACATATATCAGTTCCATCCGAATGTAA
- a CDS encoding tyrosine-type recombinase/integrase has protein sequence MASVKIVRRKNKQRKDGTAPLAIRISKDYKTNYVFIGQYVLEKDWNKDAGLVKRSHLNSKKLNNYLRKRLTEANDLYLANVKPLSTKQAKEKLKGPGGTQSFFEFAAKRVERKFNKKVYSVAKSEMSILYNLSEFLSKDDSIPIEQSRLEIKKRRKERTSKARKNELHLKDAITAFKKNKKLHFQDISDAFIKNYKVFCSSHLEHKTRTITNQLIFIRTLFNSAIKEGVVDATFYPFSGENEKIKIGTSHKIGLVPNEVERIESLKLEKQTSIWHSKNVWLTAFYFAGIRISDAVQLKWAEIKDGRLLYTMDKNEKPVSLKISDKALKIINSYKPQKNENNGYVFPFLKYVNPQDEEDLFRKIRNATKLFNKYLKRIATACDIDKNLSNHIARHTFGNIAGDRIHPQMLQKLYRHSDLKTTLNYQANFIHKDADEALDRVVNFK, from the coding sequence ATGGCAAGTGTTAAGATTGTACGCAGAAAAAATAAGCAGAGGAAAGACGGTACTGCTCCACTTGCTATTCGTATTAGTAAGGATTACAAAACTAACTATGTCTTCATCGGTCAGTACGTTCTCGAAAAAGATTGGAATAAGGATGCGGGCCTTGTTAAAAGGTCGCATCTTAATTCTAAAAAACTCAACAACTATTTAAGAAAGAGATTAACAGAAGCTAACGATTTGTATCTAGCCAATGTAAAACCTTTGTCTACAAAGCAAGCGAAAGAAAAACTAAAGGGGCCAGGAGGCACACAATCTTTTTTTGAATTTGCAGCAAAGCGAGTAGAACGTAAATTTAATAAAAAGGTCTATTCGGTTGCCAAATCAGAGATGTCCATTCTTTATAATCTTTCCGAATTCCTATCTAAAGACGATTCAATACCTATTGAGCAATCACGACTTGAAATTAAAAAAAGAAGAAAAGAAAGAACTAGCAAAGCTAGAAAGAACGAGCTTCATTTGAAGGATGCCATTACAGCTTTCAAGAAAAATAAAAAGCTTCACTTCCAAGATATTTCAGATGCGTTTATAAAAAATTATAAAGTCTTTTGTAGTTCGCACCTTGAGCATAAAACAAGAACCATTACTAATCAACTTATTTTCATTCGCACTTTATTCAATAGTGCAATAAAAGAAGGAGTTGTGGACGCTACTTTCTATCCGTTTTCCGGAGAGAATGAAAAAATCAAAATAGGAACGAGTCACAAAATTGGTCTTGTTCCAAATGAAGTAGAACGGATTGAATCACTAAAACTAGAAAAGCAGACAAGCATTTGGCATAGCAAAAACGTGTGGCTCACAGCTTTTTACTTTGCAGGAATACGAATATCCGACGCCGTGCAATTGAAATGGGCTGAAATTAAGGACGGTAGACTTTTGTACACAATGGACAAAAACGAAAAGCCTGTTAGTTTAAAAATTTCGGACAAAGCATTGAAAATCATAAACAGTTATAAGCCGCAGAAGAATGAAAATAACGGTTACGTCTTCCCTTTTCTTAAATACGTAAACCCACAGGATGAAGAAGATTTGTTCCGAAAAATCAGAAATGCCACCAAGCTTTTCAATAAATATTTAAAGCGTATCGCTACTGCCTGTGATATCGACAAGAATTTATCCAACCATATTGCGAGACATACTTTTGGTAATATTGCAGGCGATAGAATTCATCCACAAATGCTCCAAAAATTGTATAGACATAGCGATTTGAAAACTACTTTGAATTACCAAGCAAATTTTATTCATAAAGATGCAGATGAGGCTTTAGATAGGGTTGTAAATTTCAAATAG